From the genome of Campylobacter concisus, one region includes:
- the ruvC gene encoding crossover junction endodeoxyribonuclease RuvC produces the protein MVMKILGIDPGTKNCGYAILEKNKFKTTLLEAGLIKIKPNTLQYQITELCEGLDLIFENHKFDEVAIEDIFFAYNPKTVLKLAQFRGALSLKILQLHGDFAEYTPLQVKKTVTGKAKADKEQVAFMVKKILGINKEIKPLDITDAIAIALTHANNLRIS, from the coding sequence AGGAATCGATCCAGGTACGAAGAATTGCGGTTACGCGATACTTGAAAAAAATAAATTTAAAACTACTCTTCTTGAAGCAGGACTCATAAAAATAAAACCAAATACACTTCAGTATCAGATTACCGAACTTTGCGAGGGGCTTGATCTCATCTTTGAAAACCATAAATTTGACGAGGTCGCGATCGAAGATATATTTTTTGCCTACAATCCAAAAACGGTTTTAAAGCTTGCTCAGTTTCGAGGGGCACTTAGCCTTAAAATTTTACAGCTTCATGGTGATTTTGCCGAGTATACACCGCTTCAGGTGAAAAAGACGGTCACTGGCAAGGCTAAAGCTGATAAAGAGCAAGTGGCATTTATGGTGAAGAAAATTTTAGGAATAAATAAAGAGATAAAACCGCTTGATATCACCGATGCGATCGCGATCGCACTAACTCACGCAAATAATTTAAGAATAAGCTAA